Proteins found in one Leptospira neocaledonica genomic segment:
- a CDS encoding glycoside hydrolase family 25 protein → MKILRKILPVLLLLLLSSVGLYFAFDKGILWFVYPSQTEYPIRGIDVSNHQGEINWKKVPKNKIQFVYIKATEGGDWKDKAFSANWESANRIGFRVGAYHFFTLCRSGKEQAFNFISLVPKDPESLPPVADLEFVGNCKERPPIQDVKKEIQNFLTALENHYGKKPILYLTYEFIDLYLKDDFLEYPVWIRDIFGHPSSSFKRNWIIWQYHSRARLEGIEGPVDLNVLRGDDLFLKKL, encoded by the coding sequence ATGAAAATCTTACGAAAAATTCTCCCAGTTTTACTCCTACTCTTACTGAGTTCTGTCGGTTTGTATTTTGCATTCGACAAAGGAATTCTTTGGTTCGTATATCCTTCTCAAACTGAATATCCAATACGCGGGATTGACGTCTCTAATCACCAAGGAGAGATCAACTGGAAGAAGGTCCCTAAAAATAAAATTCAATTCGTCTACATCAAAGCAACCGAAGGAGGAGATTGGAAAGACAAAGCATTCTCCGCTAATTGGGAATCTGCAAATCGTATCGGATTCCGAGTGGGAGCTTATCATTTTTTCACCCTTTGCCGCTCCGGAAAGGAACAAGCTTTTAATTTTATTTCATTAGTTCCCAAAGATCCTGAATCTTTGCCTCCTGTTGCAGATTTAGAATTCGTAGGAAACTGCAAAGAACGACCTCCCATACAGGATGTAAAAAAAGAAATACAAAACTTTCTAACCGCATTAGAAAATCATTATGGAAAGAAGCCCATATTATATCTAACTTACGAATTTATAGATCTATATTTGAAAGACGATTTTTTAGAATATCCTGTTTGGATCCGTGACATATTCGGACACCCATCTTCTTCTTTTAAAAGGAATTGGATTATCTGGCAATACCATAGCAGGGCGCGATTAGAAGGTATAGAAGGTCCGGTGGATCTGAATGTATTGAGGGGAGACGATCTTTTTCTGAAAAAGTTATAG
- a CDS encoding DUF2339 domain-containing protein, whose amino-acid sequence MEFLIGLFAFFAGIFYLIIPFVLLSKINGLLERIQDLENQLKERGPSTLPETKEEKKKPSPKEEKPILVKETIPETKKEVPSSKPVTSAPKPAAVVPPIIIKQEAQPLAKKSEAWEKFEKQIANNWTGILGTIILVMGVGFLGIYAALNMSPFFRFLMVLGIGVGLFIVSTLLVKKEFWEQIGYWIRSGSGAVILFSCIAAVSVPGMKWVESEFYSLILVIVGILVNLGLAWQTSQQKFASLHIVLSLISLAILPLSTLIFFLAVGVSVFSIILSYRTKWEFHLIQTAISFLILNYLYKGHFSEQLHVLNSPNSRAWGIFGTLAVGIPSILAHYRKVYSSANIQRLPFITHLIIWAGIGLGLSVYSTGSKWNPPVLITVSIGLFFWARTAREKLNIRWLYLTDTLVSLALASIGIILLSRWEVDIFLINVYVSLLFSIFFVVSAEEKENLLKNIGAVLLHLSWIQYILLLIIKYFGGLNLGTGPIVITTIVMILLTFLIQFYDEIRNKESSTASDDIYGIGGDDRISPSGIFSGLLASAICFQLFDWKHSELYLPAFGIFLLAIRQNRNWNGLGVGIFFFVTALHFEVINRIYSLERWEVLLRDLPTILFCFLMIPLSKLKVGPDKIRYFSSPGAVLLSLHIVFLAYWTTQSLSPFLPGILWLLLSLVYLETKNFFSERATKWENTWKSSINSAGPVWQVFALTFVGLFLGDHILVHLQSEICIGIFKIRFLIQVLAIGVFLYWANSPTPKKETPSYWNSLLPLFWELTGIFITAIIALEIPNTWLPVAWILWAFFLNKISLKTSWRISRFRFYSLCFYWYSCIHVAFISSSALTPSEYWANQEWLGGLIGIVLQIAYLVRIQLLPAYQGIEVEGYPGRISKLSEKLDQRSDSIIFYPLFAAGAFFLFWSFDSSLLTLLWMVEVFIVFSMGLILKKEHFRYVSLVAMIVCLLRLIFWDLSQSSTITRALVFLGVGGILILMNALYGKFGNKGKTDAP is encoded by the coding sequence ATGGAATTTTTGATCGGTTTGTTCGCATTCTTCGCTGGCATATTTTACCTTATCATTCCGTTCGTTTTACTATCCAAGATCAACGGACTTTTAGAAAGGATCCAAGATCTGGAGAATCAATTAAAAGAAAGAGGACCTTCTACTCTTCCAGAAACTAAGGAAGAAAAGAAAAAACCTTCTCCAAAAGAAGAAAAGCCAATCTTGGTAAAAGAAACCATTCCCGAAACCAAGAAAGAAGTGCCTTCTTCCAAGCCGGTTACAAGCGCCCCAAAACCAGCGGCAGTTGTACCTCCAATTATTATAAAACAAGAAGCTCAACCTCTCGCTAAAAAATCGGAGGCTTGGGAGAAATTCGAGAAGCAGATCGCCAATAATTGGACCGGGATCTTAGGAACAATCATACTCGTGATGGGCGTAGGGTTCTTGGGAATTTATGCGGCCCTCAACATGTCTCCATTCTTTAGATTCTTAATGGTATTAGGGATTGGTGTAGGCTTATTCATAGTCTCCACTCTTCTAGTTAAAAAAGAATTCTGGGAACAAATCGGATATTGGATCCGAAGCGGTTCCGGTGCAGTGATATTATTCTCTTGTATCGCTGCAGTTTCCGTTCCCGGAATGAAATGGGTAGAGTCCGAATTTTACTCACTCATCTTAGTAATCGTTGGGATTTTAGTGAACCTAGGACTTGCTTGGCAAACTTCCCAGCAAAAGTTTGCAAGCCTACATATAGTATTAAGTTTAATCTCGCTGGCGATTCTTCCTTTAAGCACTTTGATCTTCTTTCTCGCAGTAGGGGTTTCCGTTTTTAGCATAATCTTATCTTACAGAACTAAATGGGAATTTCATTTAATACAAACCGCGATCTCTTTTTTAATTTTAAATTATCTTTATAAAGGACATTTTTCGGAACAACTGCATGTATTAAATTCTCCTAATTCCAGAGCCTGGGGAATTTTTGGAACTCTTGCTGTTGGAATTCCATCCATCTTAGCTCACTATAGAAAAGTATATTCTTCCGCAAATATACAACGTCTTCCGTTTATTACTCATCTTATTATTTGGGCGGGGATAGGCTTAGGTTTATCCGTATATTCCACCGGATCAAAATGGAACCCTCCTGTTTTGATCACTGTTTCTATAGGATTATTTTTCTGGGCAAGAACCGCTCGTGAAAAATTAAACATACGTTGGCTTTATCTAACTGATACTTTAGTGTCTTTAGCTCTTGCTTCTATCGGGATCATATTACTCAGTCGATGGGAAGTAGATATTTTCCTGATCAATGTATACGTTTCATTATTATTCTCCATCTTCTTTGTGGTGAGTGCTGAAGAAAAAGAGAACCTACTCAAGAATATAGGAGCAGTGCTTCTTCACCTTTCTTGGATTCAGTATATTCTTCTTCTGATTATTAAATACTTCGGTGGATTAAACCTTGGAACTGGACCTATAGTCATCACTACGATTGTGATGATCCTTCTTACATTCTTGATCCAATTCTATGATGAGATAAGGAATAAAGAAAGTTCTACTGCTAGCGACGATATTTACGGAATAGGAGGAGATGATAGAATTTCTCCTTCCGGGATTTTTTCAGGACTTCTAGCTTCTGCTATTTGTTTCCAATTATTCGACTGGAAACATTCAGAGTTATATCTTCCTGCATTCGGAATTTTTTTATTGGCGATCCGGCAGAACCGAAACTGGAATGGCTTAGGGGTAGGGATATTCTTCTTCGTTACTGCATTACACTTCGAAGTGATCAATAGAATTTATTCTTTAGAAAGATGGGAAGTGCTACTTAGAGATCTACCTACGATCTTATTCTGTTTCTTGATGATTCCTCTTTCTAAACTAAAGGTTGGACCTGACAAGATCAGATATTTTTCTTCGCCGGGAGCAGTGCTTCTATCTTTACATATCGTATTTTTAGCCTACTGGACGACTCAAAGTCTTTCTCCTTTTTTACCGGGAATTCTTTGGCTTCTTCTTTCTTTGGTATATCTCGAGACCAAAAACTTTTTCTCAGAAAGAGCGACAAAATGGGAGAATACTTGGAAATCTTCCATCAATTCTGCAGGGCCTGTTTGGCAAGTTTTTGCATTAACATTTGTGGGATTGTTTTTAGGCGATCATATTCTGGTCCATCTACAATCAGAAATATGCATAGGAATCTTCAAAATCAGATTCCTGATCCAGGTATTGGCGATCGGGGTATTTTTATATTGGGCAAACAGTCCGACTCCGAAAAAAGAAACTCCGAGTTACTGGAATTCTCTTTTACCGTTATTCTGGGAACTAACCGGGATCTTTATTACTGCAATCATCGCATTAGAAATTCCGAATACATGGCTGCCTGTTGCCTGGATACTTTGGGCATTCTTCCTAAATAAGATCAGTTTAAAAACTTCTTGGAGAATTTCCAGATTTAGATTTTATTCTCTCTGCTTTTATTGGTATTCCTGCATCCATGTGGCTTTCATTTCTAGTTCGGCTTTAACTCCTTCGGAATATTGGGCCAACCAAGAATGGTTGGGAGGACTCATCGGGATCGTATTACAGATCGCGTACTTAGTAAGGATCCAACTTCTTCCTGCTTACCAAGGGATAGAAGTAGAAGGTTACCCTGGTAGAATTAGTAAACTTTCCGAAAAACTGGACCAGAGATCCGACAGTATCATATTCTATCCTTTGTTCGCAGCGGGAGCATTCTTCCTTTTTTGGAGTTTTGATTCTTCTCTATTAACTCTATTATGGATGGTAGAAGTTTTCATCGTTTTCTCAATGGGACTCATTCTGAAAAAGGAACATTTCCGTTATGTGTCCTTAGTAGCAATGATCGTTTGTCTATTAAGATTGATCTTCTGGGATCTTTCCCAGTCTTCTACAATCACTCGTGCTTTGGTATTCTTAGGAGTGGGGGGAATACTCATCCTCATGAACGCTCTTTACGGCAAATTCGGAAATAAGGGAAAAACAGATGCTCCGTAA
- the flgK gene encoding flagellar hook-associated protein FlgK, whose product MGSTFSGLEIGKRGLAAHQQALQTTGHNISNADNKHYSRQRVVLQATDPLYEPSLNRAHVPGQIGQGVEIGSIERVRDNFIDDRIIETSGVKDYWAAKNEYLYQAENIFNEPNGTTLRTLMDKFWSSWEELANYPEDNAHRSVVLEKAQGLGSRMEDVYRKLSQLRDQANREIEAHALHLNTIGENIRTLNERIAKSEALGDRPNDLYDKRDALLQELSGLTDITIGRSDEDELMVFIGQQILVQGGKLNRVDILGNPSKDGLLDLYWKVTGDPVLLRKGRLQGLIEVRDKILGEKIDQVDALAINVMDVINEIHKDGFGLNGNTNQNFFDIRSLALNTFGEYDSDGDGQNDISAIFRVTGKNTLDPDRPVGISGTMTFLKPDEKETQVLIPYSANDTLNGIIKRINASKVGVVAYMNHDNQLAFKATVAEDTPKKNFILRHIEDSGELLVGLTGMLMASGPSGAYDYKRLGEITKLQSKPEDITLSPHFHPSSHFKVNEHIANNVANIAAARGKDVGGTGDYNSPGGHKDGRNALLVASSLRNNPVMVDYSKTTDDFYNSLISKLATEARESKQEFGIQSDLMTELENMRQSVMGVSLDEEMANMVQFQHSYNASAKMINTMNEILDTIINRLGA is encoded by the coding sequence ATGGGATCCACATTCTCCGGATTAGAAATAGGTAAAAGAGGTCTCGCTGCTCACCAGCAAGCTCTACAAACTACCGGCCATAATATTTCAAACGCGGATAATAAACATTATTCCCGCCAAAGAGTTGTTTTACAAGCGACAGATCCTCTGTACGAACCTTCTTTGAATCGTGCTCACGTTCCCGGTCAGATTGGACAAGGTGTTGAAATCGGTTCCATCGAACGTGTTAGAGATAATTTTATCGATGATAGAATTATAGAAACTTCTGGTGTAAAAGATTATTGGGCCGCTAAGAACGAATATCTCTACCAAGCTGAGAATATTTTCAACGAGCCTAACGGTACTACTCTTAGAACTTTAATGGATAAATTCTGGTCTTCTTGGGAAGAACTTGCGAATTATCCTGAAGATAACGCACATCGTTCCGTAGTTTTGGAAAAAGCACAGGGCCTCGGAAGTAGAATGGAAGATGTATATCGCAAACTTTCTCAATTGAGAGACCAAGCGAACCGCGAGATCGAAGCTCATGCACTTCATTTGAATACGATCGGAGAGAATATCCGCACCTTAAACGAAAGGATTGCTAAGTCGGAAGCGTTAGGCGATAGACCGAATGACCTTTATGACAAGAGAGATGCTCTTTTACAGGAACTTTCTGGCTTAACAGATATTACCATCGGTAGAAGTGACGAAGACGAGCTGATGGTGTTTATTGGCCAGCAGATCCTGGTCCAAGGTGGAAAGCTTAACCGTGTAGATATATTAGGAAATCCTTCTAAAGATGGTCTTTTAGATCTTTATTGGAAAGTTACGGGAGACCCGGTCCTTCTCCGCAAAGGAAGACTGCAAGGTTTGATCGAAGTTAGAGATAAAATTTTGGGCGAGAAGATCGACCAAGTGGACGCTCTTGCGATCAATGTTATGGATGTGATCAATGAGATCCATAAAGACGGTTTTGGTCTGAACGGAAATACAAATCAGAACTTCTTTGATATTCGTTCTTTGGCTTTGAATACTTTCGGTGAATATGATTCAGACGGCGATGGCCAGAATGATATCAGCGCTATCTTTAGAGTTACCGGTAAGAATACTTTGGATCCGGATCGTCCTGTAGGGATCAGCGGAACCATGACATTCTTAAAACCTGATGAAAAAGAAACTCAGGTTTTAATTCCTTATTCTGCAAATGATACTCTGAACGGTATTATCAAACGTATCAATGCTTCTAAAGTTGGTGTTGTGGCTTACATGAATCATGATAACCAATTGGCATTCAAAGCGACTGTTGCGGAAGATACTCCTAAGAAAAACTTCATTCTTAGACACATCGAAGATTCCGGAGAATTATTAGTAGGTTTAACTGGAATGCTGATGGCTTCCGGGCCTTCCGGTGCTTATGATTACAAACGTTTGGGAGAGATCACTAAACTTCAATCTAAGCCGGAAGACATTACTTTATCACCGCATTTTCATCCTTCTTCTCATTTTAAAGTGAATGAACATATTGCGAATAACGTAGCAAATATCGCGGCAGCAAGAGGAAAGGATGTTGGTGGAACTGGAGATTATAATTCTCCTGGAGGTCATAAGGACGGTAGGAATGCTCTTTTAGTAGCTTCTTCCCTTAGAAATAATCCTGTGATGGTGGATTATTCCAAAACCACAGATGATTTTTATAATAGTCTGATCTCTAAACTTGCCACAGAAGCAAGAGAATCAAAACAAGAATTTGGGATCCAATCAGATCTTATGACCGAACTCGAAAATATGAGACAGTCGGTGATGGGTGTAAGTTTGGACGAGGAAATGGCCAATATGGTCCAGTTCCAGCACTCGTACAATGCGTCTGCGAAGATGATCAATACTATGAATGAAATTCTAGATACGATCATCAATCGTTTGGGCGCGTAA
- a CDS encoding SHOCT domain-containing protein, which yields MRKLSRRNWEKLAACLKKPIRAKKKNLNLLSFFLTLLFTISCMSSQRKGMASSSDSIVLYYLKKSSETPIFLQSETWLPIASGILTGAGPDQLDKSEFLSRWEKLFKFTGVSDTGVLNAEPVRLFTEDESSRLGELLYKAETEIPDGLPQAYQVIIKREDPIRPGLRIRRIVFYIRNTTEGIVLEFSEIGQVLDFQTTYSFRDWTLVPIVKPESSSRNSIYLPEIRPEGLDYLTLASEGEEVKNRILVKNSFWTANPSKKNVGTPTKKIPKTIEDRLRTLQELLDKGLISKPEYEKKKAEILKEL from the coding sequence GTGCGAAAATTAAGCCGGAGGAATTGGGAAAAATTGGCAGCATGCTTAAAAAAACCGATTCGGGCAAAAAAGAAAAATCTTAATCTTCTAAGTTTCTTTCTTACCCTTTTATTTACGATATCCTGCATGTCTTCCCAAAGAAAGGGAATGGCTTCCTCTTCGGATTCAATCGTATTATATTATCTTAAAAAGAGTTCTGAAACTCCTATCTTCTTACAATCGGAAACTTGGCTGCCTATCGCTTCCGGAATTTTGACTGGTGCGGGACCGGACCAGTTGGATAAGTCGGAGTTCCTTTCCAGATGGGAAAAACTTTTTAAATTCACAGGGGTTTCGGACACAGGAGTTCTAAACGCGGAACCTGTTCGATTATTTACGGAAGATGAATCTTCTCGCTTGGGCGAATTATTATATAAAGCGGAGACAGAAATTCCGGACGGACTTCCACAAGCATATCAAGTGATCATCAAGAGAGAAGATCCGATCCGTCCAGGACTCAGGATCAGAAGGATCGTTTTTTACATTAGGAACACCACGGAAGGAATCGTATTAGAGTTTTCTGAAATAGGACAAGTGCTCGATTTTCAGACCACTTATTCTTTTAGGGATTGGACATTGGTGCCTATTGTAAAGCCGGAATCTTCTTCTCGTAATTCTATTTATCTTCCTGAAATTCGCCCGGAAGGTTTGGATTATCTTACTTTAGCATCCGAGGGAGAAGAAGTAAAAAATCGTATCCTCGTGAAAAACAGCTTTTGGACCGCAAATCCTTCTAAGAAGAATGTTGGAACTCCCACTAAAAAAATCCCTAAGACGATAGAGGATCGCTTAAGAACCTTGCAGGAACTCTTAGATAAGGGATTGATCTCTAAGCCGGAATACGAAAAGAAGAAGGCTGAAATTTTAAAAGAATTATAG
- a CDS encoding SIMPL domain-containing protein, whose amino-acid sequence MKKILFGCILLFSSFVSAFAEQEKVLIVSGFSKVAVPAELVEIRIGVETESKTAEEAHEKTSAKTDSLVKYLKKQSLLSLQTEAIRLQTIYEYPKSGARQIKGYVASNIVLVRAKVESAGKLIDESIQNGANQIIGIRLQATDANLEKASQEALQLAAKDARKKADIILSALGLKFKDFVEIRADFQEISEPLPVMDGFQTMSAKSATPIEAGNLFREAKIILKVSY is encoded by the coding sequence ATGAAAAAAATATTATTCGGGTGCATATTATTATTCTCTAGTTTCGTTTCCGCGTTCGCCGAGCAAGAAAAAGTCCTGATCGTTAGTGGCTTCTCCAAAGTTGCAGTCCCAGCTGAGCTTGTAGAGATACGTATCGGAGTAGAAACAGAATCAAAAACTGCGGAAGAAGCTCATGAAAAAACTTCAGCAAAGACCGATTCTCTTGTAAAATATCTCAAAAAGCAATCCTTACTCTCGTTACAAACTGAAGCGATCCGTCTTCAAACAATATATGAATATCCTAAGTCTGGGGCGAGACAGATCAAAGGTTATGTAGCTTCCAATATAGTTTTAGTAAGAGCTAAAGTAGAATCTGCAGGCAAGCTCATCGATGAATCCATACAAAATGGAGCGAATCAAATTATAGGTATCCGATTGCAAGCAACGGATGCAAATTTAGAGAAGGCTTCCCAAGAAGCATTGCAGTTAGCAGCAAAGGATGCTCGCAAAAAAGCGGATATTATTCTCTCGGCATTAGGCTTGAAATTTAAGGATTTTGTAGAGATAAGAGCCGACTTCCAAGAAATTTCCGAACCACTCCCTGTCATGGATGGTTTTCAAACTATGAGTGCAAAATCTGCGACTCCAATCGAGGCTGGAAATTTATTTCGCGAAGCGAAAATCATATTGAAAGTTTCTTATTAA
- a CDS encoding flagellar hook-associated protein 3 produces the protein MRITNMMQNNTLVRTLNRHQLSLDETQNQLGTGQRIRTPSDDPGRATNQMFFRSRMNELDTFQANIDDGFGRLQQIDGELDRIGNLFQRARVLAVQASNGIYQGDKGFELEVAVGKEIDELLRALVDIANTRDATGRPLFGGHVIERPPFEPIESKIKGLQGLELKNQYIGVEYRGDIGEQIREIEKGEYIPVTIPGNKVFWGTNMSVTSRVDNSGYVAVSDQKFKIDGAEIQVSAGDTIDDIIDKINNSPIEAKANKLAQDNISLSSTAPHQIWLEDVDGGTVLRDIGLIDAGNSEPPNNYSKSATVTGLSVFDVLIQFRNDLIQKDQERISGRDIQDLDLALENILRYRSIVGARMNRMEEHSQRVSFDKSYMTELLAKNEGIDFPETIMNLKWLETIHQYALNVGSKVIKPTLMDFLR, from the coding sequence ATGCGGATCACTAACATGATGCAAAATAACACTCTGGTGAGGACTTTGAATCGTCACCAGTTGTCTTTGGACGAAACCCAAAACCAATTGGGGACAGGACAAAGAATTAGGACTCCTTCCGACGATCCTGGAAGGGCGACCAACCAAATGTTCTTCCGATCTAGGATGAACGAGTTGGATACTTTTCAGGCTAATATCGACGACGGTTTCGGAAGATTGCAGCAGATCGACGGCGAATTGGACAGGATAGGAAACTTATTTCAAAGAGCGAGAGTTCTTGCAGTCCAAGCTTCCAACGGTATCTACCAAGGTGACAAAGGTTTCGAATTAGAAGTTGCCGTTGGTAAAGAGATTGATGAATTACTAAGAGCGTTAGTCGATATTGCGAACACAAGAGATGCCACAGGAAGACCTCTTTTCGGCGGACATGTGATCGAAAGACCTCCTTTTGAACCGATTGAATCCAAGATCAAAGGACTCCAAGGATTGGAACTAAAAAACCAATACATTGGAGTAGAATACAGAGGAGACATCGGAGAGCAGATCAGAGAGATCGAAAAGGGAGAATATATCCCTGTTACCATTCCTGGAAACAAAGTGTTCTGGGGAACGAACATGAGTGTTACCAGCCGTGTGGATAACTCAGGTTATGTTGCTGTATCCGATCAAAAATTCAAGATCGATGGAGCGGAGATCCAAGTTTCCGCAGGTGATACTATCGACGATATCATAGACAAGATCAATAACTCTCCGATCGAAGCTAAGGCGAATAAACTTGCTCAAGATAATATCAGTCTTAGTTCCACTGCACCCCACCAGATTTGGTTAGAGGATGTGGATGGAGGAACTGTTCTAAGAGATATCGGTCTGATCGACGCGGGCAATTCCGAACCTCCTAATAATTACAGTAAGTCTGCAACTGTTACAGGACTTTCGGTGTTTGATGTGCTTATTCAGTTCAGAAATGACCTGATCCAGAAAGACCAAGAGAGAATTTCAGGTCGTGATATCCAGGATTTGGATCTTGCATTGGAGAATATTCTTCGTTATAGATCCATAGTAGGTGCTAGGATGAATCGTATGGAGGAACATTCTCAAAGAGTTTCCTTTGATAAATCCTATATGACCGAACTACTCGCTAAAAATGAAGGAATCGATTTCCCGGAAACTATCATGAACTTGAAGTGGCTGGAAACGATTCATCAATACGCACTTAACGTTGGTTCCAAGGTGATCAAACCCACTTTGATGGACTTCCTAAGATAA
- a CDS encoding M48 family metallopeptidase has product MLRNRLLFFVILLASGAAISFLAVKSKANVEMPATLSPAFQLLGKPIKIFDRSLTKLMPISDLDEKKLGDSVALRYESYADEKDPDLIYLRSLVSNLTIGKNKRFEYRIFIMDSSVPNAYAMPGGILFVTKGLLSMVGSEAELVAVIGHEIGHVELSHCMDMVRGELLAKKIGASTLGELADLTAALLLRPSFGKNQEDEADSYGYDLLLREYYDPFAMGRTFLKLQEESGGKENAASPIQEYFMTHPYLSHRSEKFTEKAKREDEGKYYVGKKNLKKRVSRYQDELDKEFVNY; this is encoded by the coding sequence ATGCTCCGTAATAGATTATTATTTTTTGTTATACTTTTAGCTTCGGGTGCTGCTATTTCATTTTTGGCGGTAAAGAGTAAAGCAAATGTAGAAATGCCTGCCACTCTTTCTCCGGCATTTCAGCTTTTGGGAAAACCGATCAAAATATTCGATCGTTCTCTTACAAAACTTATGCCTATCAGCGATCTGGATGAGAAGAAGCTGGGAGATTCCGTTGCGTTACGTTACGAATCCTATGCGGATGAAAAAGATCCGGATCTGATCTATTTGAGAAGTTTGGTATCCAACCTTACCATCGGAAAAAACAAAAGATTCGAATATAGGATTTTTATAATGGATTCGTCTGTTCCGAACGCCTATGCGATGCCTGGCGGAATTTTATTCGTTACCAAAGGGCTTCTTTCTATGGTGGGATCAGAGGCAGAATTAGTCGCAGTGATTGGGCACGAGATCGGCCACGTAGAACTTTCTCACTGTATGGATATGGTGAGGGGAGAACTATTAGCGAAAAAAATCGGTGCCTCTACTTTAGGCGAGTTGGCAGACTTAACTGCAGCATTACTTTTAAGACCTTCTTTCGGGAAAAACCAAGAAGATGAAGCGGATTCTTACGGTTACGACCTATTGCTCAGGGAATATTACGACCCATTCGCAATGGGAAGAACCTTCTTAAAATTACAGGAAGAAAGTGGTGGAAAGGAAAATGCTGCTTCTCCCATCCAAGAATATTTTATGACACATCCTTATCTTTCTCATCGCTCCGAAAAATTTACGGAGAAGGCAAAGCGAGAAGACGAAGGCAAATATTATGTGGGAAAGAAGAACCTAAAAAAAAGGGTCAGCCGCTACCAAGACGAATTGGATAAAGAATTCGTAAATTACTGA
- the fliW gene encoding flagellar assembly protein FliW gives MIEIQSKPFGKIKVSERQLIKFPEGLLGFGGYKSFALIEEDEESVFKWLQSVDEVDLAFVVIPPSLFKKEYKPLLSQEELSQIGLQDVSEALTLVIVTIPNDDPASMTANLQGPILINKTDLTGRQFVSRNEIHSVRERILESATVEMS, from the coding sequence ATGATTGAGATCCAAAGCAAACCTTTCGGAAAAATAAAAGTTTCGGAACGACAACTTATCAAATTTCCGGAAGGACTTCTAGGTTTCGGGGGATATAAAAGTTTCGCCCTAATCGAAGAAGACGAAGAGTCCGTATTCAAATGGCTGCAGTCCGTCGACGAAGTGGACCTTGCTTTTGTAGTGATTCCACCTTCTCTATTTAAAAAAGAATATAAACCACTTCTGAGCCAAGAAGAACTTTCTCAAATCGGGTTGCAGGATGTTTCGGAAGCTTTGACCTTAGTCATTGTGACGATTCCGAATGACGATCCGGCATCCATGACCGCAAATCTACAAGGTCCTATTTTGATTAATAAGACTGATTTGACAGGTCGCCAATTTGTATCACGTAATGAGATTCATTCTGTTCGTGAAAGAATTTTGGAAAGCGCCACTGTGGAGATGTCCTAA
- the csrA gene encoding carbon storage regulator CsrA produces MLVLARRTNESIIIGDDIEIVIVDIKGDQVKIGVKAPKEVSVHRAEVYREIQAENKKAAGAKIKPEELGKIGSMLKKTDSGKKEKS; encoded by the coding sequence GTGCTCGTACTAGCTAGGCGTACAAATGAATCCATTATTATAGGTGACGATATCGAGATCGTTATCGTGGATATCAAAGGGGATCAGGTAAAAATCGGAGTCAAGGCTCCTAAAGAAGTTTCTGTTCATAGAGCGGAAGTGTATCGTGAGATCCAGGCTGAGAACAAGAAGGCCGCCGGTGCGAAAATTAAGCCGGAGGAATTGGGAAAAATTGGCAGCATGCTTAAAAAAACCGATTCGGGCAAAAAAGAAAAATCTTAA
- a CDS encoding flagellar protein FlgN encodes MILNKEEWLDRVSSLFEEEIRLYSEILELEKEKTESITKADGRSLETISKKTYELIVHASELERVRMSAIHDVYTSGNLGIPKEGELTLTDFLNKIDRESEHKLKQLGTRLKDTVHRLKDKIKANDKLIRTRQEFLKATIDAMRTNANSGEVEVYEDENPSTVRNKKKRSSVLVNASA; translated from the coding sequence ATGATATTAAATAAAGAGGAATGGTTGGATCGGGTGTCTTCTCTTTTCGAGGAAGAAATCCGACTGTACTCCGAAATCCTGGAGTTAGAGAAAGAAAAGACGGAATCGATCACGAAAGCGGACGGAAGATCTTTGGAAACGATTTCTAAAAAGACTTATGAATTGATCGTTCACGCAAGCGAACTGGAAAGAGTTCGTATGTCCGCTATTCATGATGTTTATACATCAGGTAATTTAGGAATTCCTAAAGAAGGCGAACTGACTCTTACTGATTTTTTAAATAAGATAGACCGTGAATCCGAGCACAAGTTGAAACAACTCGGAACAAGATTGAAGGATACGGTTCATAGGCTTAAAGATAAGATCAAAGCCAATGATAAATTGATCCGAACCAGACAGGAATTTTTGAAGGCCACCATCGACGCGATGCGAACGAACGCAAACAGCGGGGAAGTCGAAGTTTACGAGGATGAAAATCCAAGCACAGTCAGGAACAAGAAGAAACGTTCCTCGGTATTAGTAAACGCTTCCGCGTAA